A genomic region of Danio aesculapii chromosome 21, fDanAes4.1, whole genome shotgun sequence contains the following coding sequences:
- the hif1al2 gene encoding hypoxia inducible factor 1 subunit alpha, like 2, translated as MTSINLETGGDPLTEDCHGKARRKQIFIEQKKRRVCTEWRKTCSRLAAQSRRKKESQLFKELTALLPLDLSMDGQRDKASVIRLTIAYLHLRGLLDTPDSLMKPPSPGVSAKSQERELLDSALGGFVVLLSLNGKVIFATKGLTTHTGINQMDLIGRSLLEFLHPCDQMEVKDILTRLIGNQGPQRCEVFLRIKKTMNQKLTGWKIIQCSGKKRSSATPGSSCLVLECRVLPIQEITEEDEALNACTFMSVHSPDMTFTYCHSRVVKLIGFRDMDLLGQSVYQYYHPSDCQQIRKAHICLLSKGQVSTGKYRLLHRYGGYVWAETDASLVCNIQTGVPESVVCINYILSEVEQPNLAFLLEKTEQLLKPTSSSYGPESELASFPPSRGQEGEKDLKESNKHNSSTTHLKQRDGDIQEVECTEIPHNVEGCYDSNCDQCELDLDSLAPYIPMHGEDFLLTPILDGTMDMTELNMCTPSFNSPRQNLDSSAGTTILPVKSLNPTQQSVSHFFLTKRISDTNLISTKQWNDSLDLVNRNSKVYDYDYKQHNYQLFSSETKANHWMEDALKFSQPNRVHRNIDGSTPPRIWDGRLNHLQPKFRSLPEKTNCPPQKRRPLNEVKTPPALLTLPVLSGWECEVNAPLEHTSYLLQGTEIMTVLDQVASRVPWC; from the exons GGTCTGCACAGAATGGAGAAAAACATGTTCCCGTTTGGCAgcacaaagcagaaggaaaaagGAGAGTCAACTGTTCAAAGAGTTAACTGCTCTTCTGCCTCTGGACTTGAGTATGGACGGTCAGCGAGACAAAGCTTCGGTAATACGTCTCACAATTGCTTACCTGCACCTGAGGGGTCTTCTGGACACCCCAGACTCCTTGATGAAACCTCCTTCACCAG GAGTGTCGGCTAAATCTCAAGAGAGGGAGTTGCTAGATTCTGCCCTCGGAGGGTTTGTGGTTTTGTTGTCTTTGAATGGCAAGGTCATCTTCGCCACTAAGGGCTTAACTACCCACACAGGAATTAACCAG ATGGATCTGATTGGAAGGAGTTTGCTTGAGTTCTTGCACCCATGCGATCAGATGGAGGTCAAAGACATCCTCACGAGATTGATTG GGAACCAAGGACCACAAAGATGTGAAGTGTTTCTCAGGATAAAAAAGACAATGAACCAGAAACTGACTGGTTGGAAA ATTATTCAGTGTTCTGGAAAGAAAAGGTCTTCTGCTACACCTGGATCGAGTTGTCTGGTTCTTGAGTGCAGGGTTCTGCCCATTCAGGAGATCACAGAAGAGGATGAAGCACTGAATGCATGTACATTTATGAGCGTTCACAGCCCTGACATGACGTTCACTTACTGCCACTCAAG GGTCGTGAAACTGATCGGCTTTCGAGACATGGATCTGTTGGGCCAATCTGTATACCAGTACTATCATCCATCTGACTGCCAGCAAATCCGCAAGGCGCACATTTGCC TGCTCTCCAAGGGTCAAGTGTCGACCGGGAAATACCGGCTGCTGCACAGATATGGAGGTTATGTGTGGGCAGAAACAGATGCCTCACTGGTGTGCAACATTCAGACTGGTGTGCCAGAGAGTGTCGTCTGCATCAATTACATTCTAAG TGAAGTAGAGCAGCCCAATTTGGCATTTTTACTGGAGAAGACAGAACAACTTCTGAAGCCAACATCTAGCTCCTATGGTCCAGAGTCAGAACTTGCCTCTTTTCCGCCATCTAGAGGCCAGGAGGGTGAAAAAGATCTCAAAGAATCGAACAAACACAACAGTTCTACAACACATCTGAAACAAAGAG ATGGTGACATACAGGAAGTTGAATGTACAGAGATCCCACATAACGTAGAAGGGTGTTATGATTCCAATTGT GATCAGTGTGAGTTAGACTTGGACAGTCTTGCACCATACATTCCCATGCATGGAGAGGACTTCCTGCTAACTCCCATTTTAGACGGGACAATGGACATGACAGAACTAAACATGTGTACACCATCATTCAACAGTCCGCGTCAAAACTTGGATTCTTCAGCGGGAACAACCATTCTGCCCGTGAAGAGTCTTAATCCTACCCAACAAAGTGTCAGTCATTTTTTTCTGACCAAAAG AATCAGCGATACTAACCTGATATCAACCAAGCAATGGAATGACAGCTTGGATCTTGTCAACAGAAATTCAAAG GTTTATGATTACgattataaacaacataattaTCAGCTATTTTCATCTGAAACCAAGGCAAATCATTGGATGGAGGATGCTCTGAAATTTTCACAACCCAACAGAGTTCATAGGAACATTG ATGGATCAACACCACCACGGATATGGGACGGACGCTTGAATCATCTTCAACCGAAGTTCAGATCACTTCCAGAGAAAACCAATTGTCCTCCTCAAAAGAGAAGACCCCTAAATGAAGTAAAAACACCCCCGGCACTTTTGACTCTGCCTGTGTTGAGCGGATGGGAGTGTGAAGTCAACGCTCCTCTTGAACACACATCATATTTACTCCAAGGGACAGAGATTATGACCGTTCTGGACCAAGTGGCCTCCAGAGTGCCTTGGTGCTGA